TTTTGGTGGGAAAACGAACGGGGATGGTAGATTGCAATCGCGGTGGATTAGAGATCATCAGCATGACAGCTTATGATGGTGATCTTCTGCCTAAGATGTAGTGTAATGTTCTACCAACTATAATACATGGTTGAGTATGAGGGGAtgactaaaaatagattaatatatgtaggggaaaaaaaggaagaaggttCATTCGATGATTGTACTAGGAAGAGAGAATGTGTCCATATAATACCTTGTCACCAACACGTCCTTGTATGTTTTGAGATGGTTGTGATACCAACAAGCATCATAAGTCAAATCATCAGTGCTTCAGAATTAGTATCCAAAGCACAACTTAAATTGATGGAGTTGGTGTTCTTGCGCTGAGAAATTTCATtgtaaattctttttttttactggtaTATGGCCATACGGGAGCACAAATGACAGTATCAATTTGTTGTACAAAGCTTGTATACAAATTGCAATCGTCTGTCAGTTCTTCTCAAGCATAATATCGCTGGGTATTCCTCTTAAGCATAATACAGGATCCCAGTGGAAACAAACTAAATTACAAGCATAAGAATACCACAAACTTTGATGTGAATAAACTATAAAGGATCCAATCTCGAAAAAAGAGATGAATAAACCACCAACTTTACTAGGAATCAAATGCTGCATCTTCTCCTTGATGATTGCTAGCTGTTGCATAGTAATAAGAACCAATACTTTGTTTCCAATAGTCAGTTAGACCCTCCAGCAGCAAGTTAGGTGTAGTAGGGCTGGGCAGTGGCAGATGAACAGTCAAGCATATCAGTTGTAATGTTCATCTTCAATCTGTTTGGATGTCCTGTTGCGAACATTTACAATAATCTGTTACCTAAGGGCTTATATTAATACATGGATGATATACTTGAACATGTAAAttccattgaaaaaaaaaacaatgctaCTGAATGGAAATTATTCGCTGGATCCCCCATCATCTTTGTTACTCAGGGTTCGAATTATTGCTTCTAACACCTTGATATCACTTTCTTTCTTTGCAATCTCCTCTTGCTTTGCCCGCAACTCTTCCATGTGTAGCTTGAACACTTCTGCAAGATGATAAAATGAAACCAGATAAGACATTCAGCTTTTGACACGCTCAGTTACCAAATGCCAATGGTTTACAACGAAACATAACATACTTGCAGTGTTCTCCAATTCCTTGGTCACTTCCTGCGCACGTAACTCCGCAGCTCGTTGAGCAGCTTCAGCTTGGCGTTTCTCTGTACGAGCTCGGGCAGCAGCAGAAATGGCAGCATCTAGTTCACGTTCCAGCGACTGCACCCTCTGGTCAAGAATCTAACATGCAACAAGAAGTGCAAATGAATCTTACATAGCTTCTTTTGGGACAATGTTTAGTTAAAAGCCAACATACATCAGAGTGATGTCAGCACTCTTCTACAACATAAATATAAGTTTTAGcgaattttatatttttgtaataatAATATACTAGCGTAAAGCCATAAATGCCAATTTACTGCTTCAGATTTGCAGCCATTGACTAcaacatatttttatatttgtaatgatAAAAATGTTAAGAACCATGAATCTTACATGGTGGCTTATTATCAACATACATACAATTTAACAATTGTATTTTAGCAAAGTAAATATGGACAGCAATGACAGCACACTTCTACAACATAAATAAGTCTCGGTGAATTTTTTGTAATAATAATGTACTGGCGTAAAGCCATGAATGCCAATTTACTGCTTCACATTTGCAGCCATTGACTTGCAAAATTATTAAGTATTTCTGGAGAGAGATGAAATACATCCCTCCAGCTTAAATATAAGTCGGTTTTTACTTCTTGCAGTCTCCAATGTATGACTGGGCCTATGGTATACTATCATAATTTATACTAGCAAAATGATTGAACTTATctattataaaagtattttgCAAGAgccaaattttaatattttctcaTGTAGCCAATAAATATACTTTGACATATTTTCAAGATCAAATTTTGAAAAGGTAGATTGAGCAGATCCCATATCAACCTTTTTTCAGATATGGAGAGGTTATGAAAGGTTAATAATTTGTGACATCTAACCAACATGTTATATGAACACAGAAATGTGAGTACTATGATGTCAATACCATATTTAATGTTGCCAACACAGGACGGAATACAAAAGAACAAAAATCAGAATGATCCTAATATCTACATGGTGTCCACTAGATTAGCTACAGGTCATCAGTTTTAGTGTTCTGATTTTCGTGAGAACTTGTGACCCCAAAATATAGGTTCCAATCACTCACGAGATCCACCAATCTGCACAAGTGTGTTAGATCATTTAGTTTGATCAATGGATTAGATATGCAATTGGTCCATTAGCCTAAAAGATAACATGAGTCTTAAGTAATTAGGCTATCAGAAAGGCTTAGGTCCCAAGTCAGGTTATGCGCTATAAATTAAGGGGGCGTCCCACTACTGCGAACTTAACTACTTCTCATGTCACAGTAAGTGAGCTCCAAAAAGTTTATTCCCAAACCAATCCGGAAGTATAATTTGCTGTCTTGAAGCCCAATCCACTCCTGAGGATGTTCATCGGGATGATCCATGAACGAGTGACAATGAATCGAGGGGATCTGTCCTACGAAACCTCCTCTGGAGTGGATCAGCCTTTGAGCCAACCAAATTGCACTTCCTAATTAGTTCGGGAATGAGGTTGTGAGGCAGTCACTTGCTGACACACAAGAAGCACTTAGATTTGTGGTAACAAGATGCTCCTCAATTTATAGTGTAAAATCTGACTAGGGACCTGACCCTTTTCTATAAATTCTATTTAGCCCCACGATCAAAGCATATCAGCGAATTAACCATTTGTGACAGGCTAATTGCTTAATTACCCATTTGCCCTTCAACCAATGGGTTAATTACACAATTCACTCATGGATCACACTAAATGGTCTAACATTCTCCCACTTGATTGAATAACTAATCTTAGTCCATACTTTGGCAAGAGCACCACACAAAGATAATGTAGTTAGGGTGACAAAATAATCATAACTGAACTTCATTGTCTATGGTATACCACTATATCTCATATGGGTTATTATTTACGGCATTTGGGAGTTCAGAAAGAACGTGATCATACTCCTTTCTCATGGTCCTCAATATAGTTTCATAGGTTGTTTTTCCATTAATCATTATGTGCACTTCGTAAGGGAGAAACAAACTTTCAATATTTCCAGAATCAAAATTCGACATCTTATCATTATAATTATCCCTGAGTTATATGAGCTTTTCATTAGTATCATACTGGCAATAAGTTCTCGAAGGAGATTTGGAGACAAGACTTAGTAAGGGGGTCAACAATCATTAACTTAGTACTTAACTACTTGTATGCTGAAAATTAATTGGTTGATACTAGATTCTATCTTTGAAAACTTGATAGTTGATTTTGACTAAGCATGTAGTATTAGTCCCTTGTAGATAGTACAGGGTTCTCTTGATAGCTTTCCAGTGATCTAAACCTAGATTAGAACAATATATGCCAAGTACCTTGATCACAAATGCTAAGTTAGGGAGAGTACACATTAGCACAAATAATGCTCCTAACTACTGAGATATAACGAATAATCTTAATCTCATGTATAAAACTGGTTTCTCGGATATGCCATCCCAAATGACTATGTCATATCAATGAGGATGTGAATCAAATTGTTCTTATTTTACTCAAACAAGGATCTCAGCGGTTCACCTAGTGCAATCACTCAAGATCTGATCAGATCAAACCATTCTTCTTTTACACTGGGAGAGTTCTTGGAGAGTTCACACTACACATCATTCTGATGATAACTACATGATGATTGATGAATGATCTAATCAACCCAGTCACATTTTGAGTGGAGTCGACACCAATTCAGCTGGGTTGAGTAGAATCCACATCAAATTCACGACGCATCTGGGATACGAACAACAATTGCAAATCCTACATTCCACTTACTGACAAAACAGCATCGCCGAGGATACCGGCGAAGGGATTGGGGGCGAATCAGGAGCACCAGCAACGAGCAAAGCAAAGCAGAGCAAAATCACCTTGATGGTGCGGGCCtggtcggcggcgagggaggcctTGGAGAAGATGTCCTCGTCGACGAACACCGCCTTCTTCGCGAGCAGCCTCTGCAGCGCCGCCacgttcgcccccagctccgtCAGGttccccaccgccgcgccccACCGATCCCCTCcaccccccgcccccgccgcatccgccgccgccgccgacgaggtcgcCGCGGCGGACTTCTCCCTCGGCGCCGCCATCTCTCGCCGCCGATCTCACAAACCCTCACTTTTTGCAATTAACCCCCTCGAACTATTCTAAATTATAAACTAGGGCTCACTTCcactgacatgcggggcccacgcTTTTCCCAGTCCCCAAGAAATATCTGTCGTTGACAAGTCAACGCCCAGATCCAACGGCGGAGACCACCGCCGCCCCGTTCCGatcggacggctgagatcgCTCCTCGAGCCCTATATACGGCTCCACGGGCGCATCTTTTTCcttcccccctcgccgccgccttctccatcGTAAACCCTCGTCAGGTGAGACGCTTAAACCCTAGCTCGCGAATTCCCCATCTAATTTCGTTGAAATTTTCTTCGATTGAtttgattaattaatatatatcccgcgtggggtggtggtggtgcggggTTCTTCGCGCGTCGGTGTGATCCAGCGATTTGGTGCGAATCTGTCCCCCATTCTTTTGGGGGGCTTTTTGGTGGCTGGGTGGGTGGATGCGTTTGTTTAGTTGGTTGGCGGTGTGCGGGGTGCGTTAGGGTTCGTGGAGATCTCCGTGGTTCGTAAGATAGACGATCTATTAGTGTTGCGCTGTTGTTGCTCGGCTCGTGGGGTTTAGGGTTTTTTGGCTGGAGGGATGGAGGGGGCTTGAATGGTGGAGGAGGGTGAGTAGATGTCACCATGGGGGTGGTGATGAATGGAAGTTTTTGGGTCGGTATTTGAGGGCCTGCAGATTCTCATCTGTTGCAATGTTTGATCTTTGAGTAAgttttggttaaaaaaaagaatcacatGTTTTATGGTTGAAGATGCTGAAAGCCCTTAGTAACATGCTTGATTTTTCATGTTACAAAGTGTCCATGAAATAGTGTTGAATATCAAAACTTGTTAGTCGATATTCTTCCAGATATCCTATTATTAGATATGAGATTTGAACGAGGATGAATTCTGTGAATCTTTAAAACCAGCACTATGTGCCATAAAGTCAAACTATCTTaaatcttcctttttttttggcctCCATCAGTGAATATCTTAGGCTTTGTCCTTTTTAAATGTGGATTTCAGCATGTAActgatgttattttttttagtaacCCTCGTCAGGTGAGACGTGTAAACCCTAGCTCGCGAATTCCCCATCTAATTTCGTTGAAATTTTCTTCGATTGATttgatatatataatatatctcGCGTGTGGGGGGTGGTGGTGCGGGGTTCGTCGCGCATCGGTGTGATCCGTTGATTTGGTGCGAATTTGCCCCCATTTTTTTGGGGGGCTTTTTGGTGGCTGGGTGGATGAATGCGTTTGTTTAGTTGGTTGGCGGTGTGCAGGGTGCGTTAGGGTTCGTGGAGATCTCCGTGGTTCGTAAGATAGACGATCTATTGGTGTTGCGCTGTTGTTGCTCGCCTCGTGGGGTTTATGGTTTTTTTGGCTGGAGGTGGAGGGGGGCTGGAATGGTGGAGGGTGAGTAGATGTCACCATGGGGTTGGTGATGAATGGAAGTTTTTGGGTCGGTATTTGAGGGCCTGCAGATTCTCATATGTTGCGAGGTTTGATCTTTGAGTaagttttgttaaaaaaaaatcacatgttTTATGGTTGAAGTTGCAGAAAACCCTTAGTATTCTGATGGCCTGTAGCATGTTTGCTTGATTTATCATGTTACAAAGTGTCCATGAAATAGTATTGAATATCAAACCTTGTGTTAGTTGATATTCTTTCAGATATTCTATTATTAGATATAAGATTTGAACAAGGATGAATTCTGTGAATCTTTGAAACCGTAAAACTGGGCACTATGTGCCATAAAGTCAACTATCTTAaatcttccttttttttggcCTCCAATAGTGAATATCTTAggctttttcctttttaaatgtGGATTTCAGCATGTAACTGATGTTATTATTTTAGTAACGTTGAGATAGTCCAGCTTGGGATGTTCCTATTGAGATTTCCACTTGCAAGTGGTGCAATTTTTAAAACCATTCCATCGTTCTTGAGATATGAGATGGAATGATATTGAAGTTAATTGCTATATGAGATGTCTGATTTAGTTGTTAGATGTATGGCATTGCTTTCTTCTGTAAATTGGTGTCTGCACAATCCCATCGAGCTCGGATTCTAATCAACCACTCTGTTTTTGTGTTTCTTCTTGCTGTTATTGTTTCTTCCTGTGACACTACAAGGACTTGCTCCAGCTGTATTGTGTTATTTAGATGGCTATATTTATGTCTTCCTTTGTTTCACCACTGCATGTAGTTTGGAACAATGGCGTTGGCTAATAAGATTGGTAATCTGCTCAAGAGAGCCACGAGCTCAAGTCCAGCTCTCTATCAATCAATCAGATGCATGTCATCCTCAAAGCTTTTTGTTGGAGGTTTGCAAATACTATATTTTATCTGTTTGATCATTTGTTCAGAAAACAATTATTCTCTCTGTACTGTTCTTTTCTGATGGCTACAAATTATTGGTGTAGGCCTTTCGTACGGCACAGATGAGCAGAGCCTCAGAGATACTTTTGCCAATTATGGTCAAGTTATTGAAGGTATCTTATCCTTATTTTTGTAACTGCACTCCTGTTGGTCCTTTGTTTTGTTAACGGGGTCTACTTTTGTTCTGTCCAGCTAAGATCATCAATGACCGTGAAACTGGGAGGTCTAGAGGTTTTGGCTTCATAACTTACGCATCAAGTGAAGAGGCTTCAGCTGCAATCACAGCCTTGGATGGAAAGGTAATCTTATAGGGAATTAATTTTAGCGGGCATCATGTTTATGTTCCAGGATTCTAAGAGTTGGTCCCTGTATGGTGAGGGTCAGATTaggtttaatttaattttttacccCATCATCTATATGTTTATCCAGACTTAATAGGTATTCTGTCAAACTTAAGGTGTAATGATTTATGCTGGTTAAATTCACTTAGAATGCTTCTAAAGTTTTGGAGCCCTTAATTTCTATTACTCTAATGGATTTTACCACTGCAAACCAATTTAAGTGGATTTTCAACACTGCCATGTTTCCATACTTTTGCAAAAGATATGGTTTGTAGAATGTCAAATTTCATGCTGCCTGATCAGCTTGTATGCAACACGATCGCTTAAATGAATATTCCTACTCTAGATTCCTTGTTACAGAAATTGGAGATGTTCCATTTCAAAGGTTCTGATTGAGCTTCTTATTTGTTATTTTACTATGCATTATGGTGTTGATGCTTTGATTATTTACCTCTGGTTttctagttaaaaaaaatatgcaacaGTTCCATTAAACCAAAGTCATTTTTGTTCAATCTTATCCAGCAGCTTATTTTCTTCCTGGCTGGTTTCAGGATCTCGATGGGCGTAACATCAGGGTTAACACTGCCAATGAGAGAACTGGTGGCTTCCGTAGTGGGGGTGGTGGCTATGGAGGCGGTggctatggcggcggcggtggcggctatggtggtggtggctacagtggtggtggtggctatggcggtggtggctacagtggtggtggtggtggcggcggcggctaccaaggaggcggcggtggttaTGGTGGCAACAATGGAGGGTATGGCAacaggggtggtggtggaggtggttaTGGAGTTGCAGAAGGATCTGCAGATGCCTTCTCTGGAATCAACTTAGGTGGTGATGGTAGTTTTGGTGGAAACCCAGCTGGAAGCTTTGGTGATGCTGGAGGTTCCACTGGCGGTGGTGATTTCTCCGGTGCCGGTGGTGACAGCTTTGGAAGCCGCAAGAACGATGAGCTCATGGATGACCTCTTCAAGGATGACGAGCCTGACAACTATGCCAACAAGCAGGGCTAATTAATCTACGTCCTTCGAGCCTCAGTTTGCAGTCTCTTAGTGATGAACCGGCTCACCTGAATGGTCATCACCTGCTCAAGCATCAAATTCCAGAACAATACACAATGACtgggttttctttttcttctgttCTTTTTCATAGATGTGGTGTAATAACGTAAACATCACTCAAGGTACTACTTCTAGTTATGTTATGTTGAGATGACAATGGAGGTGTTTTAAATGTCTGTTTTTATTCCATTAGCTCTGTTTGAAATCACTCAAGGTAAACTGCTGATgcgctgcttctgctgctgctttgTTTTGCTTGCTGTGCTTCTGGGCTTCTTGCGTTGGACAGTAACTGTTGACGTGCTGTTTATTTTGCCCTCAAATGTCTCTATGCATGCGTAAGGATGCGCTATCCATGacttatttttgtttgttttttacaTCTGGTAACTTCTCCGTTACCCGGCATGAAACAAGCCCAGACTATCCATGATTTTAGTCCGTTTTCGATCTTGAC
This genomic window from Oryza sativa Japonica Group chromosome 12, ASM3414082v1 contains:
- the LOC4352278 gene encoding uncharacterized protein isoform X1, whose amino-acid sequence is MAAPREKSAAATSSAAAADAAGAGGGGDRWGAAVGNLTELGANVAALQRLLAKKAVFVDEDIFSKASLAADQARTIKILDQRVQSLERELDAAISAAARARTEKRQAEAAQRAAELRAQEVTKELENTAKVFKLHMEELRAKQEEIAKKESDIKVLEAIIRTLSNKDDGGSSE
- the LOC4352279 gene encoding glycine-rich RNA-binding protein blt801 → MALANKIGNLLKRATSSSPALYQSIRCMSSSKLFVGGLSYGTDEQSLRDTFANYGQVIEAKIINDRETGRSRGFGFITYASSEEASAAITALDGKDLDGRNIRVNTANERTGGFRSGGGGYGGGGYGGGGGGYGGGGYSGGGGYGGGGYSGGGGGGGGYQGGGGGYGGNNGGYGNRGGGGGGYGVAEGSADAFSGINLGGDGSFGGNPAGSFGDAGGSTGGGDFSGAGGDSFGSRKNDELMDDLFKDDEPDNYANKQG
- the LOC4352278 gene encoding uncharacterized protein isoform X2; protein product: MAAPREKSAAATSSAAAADAAGAGGGGDRWGAAVGNLTELGANVAALQRLLAKKAVFVDEDIFSKASLAADQARTIKILDQRVQSLERELDAAISAAARARTEKRQAEAAQRAAELRAQEVTKELENTAKVFKLHMEELRAKQEEIAKKESDIKDIQTD